A genomic stretch from Bordetella sp. N includes:
- a CDS encoding FAD-binding and (Fe-S)-binding domain-containing protein, with protein MAALPRMIPRLDRVPLTNDLYASFAAALRLHGFEGDIEDNYATRTVLATDNSVYQVLPQLTVFPRSTVDVTRVAKLLGDPRFGEVKAYPRGGGTGTNGQSLGDGMVVDISRHMNRILEINVEERWARVQAGVVKDQLEKAVKVHGLFFAPELSTSNRATIGGMVSTDASGQGSCRYGKTRDHVLELTTVLLDGQTWHSHALDEQAFTQISGQDDLAGAVHRCIEGIHQSDAAAIKAHFPPLNRCLTGYDLAHIRDDEGRFNLNNILCGSEGTLGFLVEAKVNLLPIPKHAALIVVSYSSFDAALRDSPRLLALDAASIEAIDPMVIKLAREDNAWPAIARYFPPVTEHFDGVNLVEFTSDDPDALRAALQRAIATFDEGGGARGVLSHSIVEGHAAVEEIWSMRKRSVGLLGRMKGDKRPIPFVEDTAVPPEHLADYIAEFRHLLDSHGLVYGMFGHADAGVLHVRPAIDMKDPAQEPLIRAVTDGVAALTQKYGGVLWGEHGKGMRSEYAPKFFGPLYARLQEIKAAFDPRQQLNPGKIATVAGTALLRIDEVPTRGQHDRVIPITVRREFEDSLHCNGNGACFNFDQDDAMCPSWKATRDRRYSPKGRAGLLREWLRLVTVSGEAAVLDAPGRGDASGLLSSLKTLPQRWRNQRGKARGEYDFSHEVKDAMDTCLACKSCAGQCPIKVDVPAFRSRFLELYYSRYLRPAKDWLLCSLEPMLPWMAKAPRLSNGVLNAGVVQKALRRLNLLAIPSLSTISVVKELGAAGYALASAASVKAALQRGEKAVVVVQDAFTTHFEASLVVDTFNLLRKLGYQPMLAPYHPNGKPLHVHGFLGRFGRVARSNTARLRALAATGVELVGIDPAMTLVYRSEYQDVPEAKDGPRVWLLQEWLAREFEATPPRVSAASIATATAEAAADGQVPPAPYLLLPHCTEKTNVPNAMAQWRKVFESLGLTMKVLPSGCCGMSGTFGHEASNRATSETIYQQSWAGSVEEHRAGGRLMATGYSCRSQVKLMAQTALPHPVSVLLRSL; from the coding sequence ATGGCCGCCCTTCCCCGCATGATTCCCCGCCTCGACCGCGTTCCCCTGACCAATGATCTCTATGCCTCCTTCGCGGCGGCGCTGCGGCTCCATGGCTTCGAAGGCGACATCGAGGACAACTACGCCACGCGGACCGTCCTGGCGACGGACAACTCGGTCTATCAGGTCCTGCCGCAGCTGACCGTCTTTCCCCGGTCCACGGTCGACGTCACCCGCGTCGCCAAATTGCTGGGCGATCCGCGCTTCGGCGAGGTCAAGGCCTATCCCCGCGGCGGCGGCACGGGCACCAATGGGCAATCCTTGGGCGACGGGATGGTGGTGGACATTTCCCGGCATATGAACCGCATCCTGGAAATCAATGTCGAGGAACGCTGGGCGCGGGTACAGGCAGGCGTGGTCAAGGACCAGCTGGAGAAAGCCGTGAAAGTCCACGGCCTGTTCTTCGCGCCGGAATTATCGACGTCCAACCGGGCGACGATAGGCGGCATGGTCAGTACCGATGCTAGCGGCCAGGGGTCCTGTCGCTACGGCAAGACGCGCGATCACGTCCTTGAACTGACTACCGTTCTGCTGGACGGCCAGACCTGGCACTCCCATGCGCTGGATGAACAGGCCTTCACGCAGATCAGCGGGCAGGACGACCTGGCCGGCGCCGTGCATCGCTGCATCGAAGGCATCCATCAAAGCGACGCCGCGGCGATCAAGGCTCACTTCCCGCCCTTGAATCGCTGCCTGACCGGCTATGACCTGGCGCACATCCGGGACGACGAGGGCCGCTTCAATCTGAACAACATCCTCTGTGGTTCCGAGGGCACCCTGGGCTTCCTGGTCGAAGCCAAGGTGAATCTGCTGCCGATACCGAAGCATGCGGCGCTCATCGTCGTCAGCTATTCGTCCTTCGACGCGGCCTTGCGCGATTCGCCGCGCTTGCTGGCCCTGGACGCGGCGTCGATCGAGGCCATCGACCCGATGGTCATCAAGCTGGCGCGCGAAGACAATGCGTGGCCCGCCATTGCCCGTTACTTCCCGCCCGTGACCGAGCATTTCGATGGCGTGAATCTGGTGGAATTCACCAGCGACGATCCGGACGCGCTGCGGGCTGCCTTGCAGCGGGCCATCGCCACGTTCGATGAAGGCGGTGGCGCGCGCGGCGTGCTCAGTCATTCCATCGTGGAAGGCCATGCGGCGGTCGAGGAGATCTGGTCCATGCGCAAGCGGTCAGTGGGGCTGCTGGGCCGCATGAAGGGGGATAAACGGCCGATTCCCTTCGTCGAAGACACCGCCGTGCCGCCCGAGCACCTGGCGGACTACATCGCGGAGTTTCGCCATCTGCTGGACAGCCATGGGCTGGTGTACGGGATGTTCGGCCACGCCGATGCGGGGGTGCTGCACGTGCGGCCGGCCATCGATATGAAGGATCCCGCGCAAGAACCCTTGATACGCGCCGTGACGGATGGCGTGGCCGCCCTCACCCAGAAATACGGTGGCGTGTTGTGGGGCGAGCATGGCAAGGGCATGCGGTCGGAATATGCGCCCAAGTTCTTCGGGCCGCTGTATGCGCGCCTGCAGGAAATCAAGGCGGCGTTCGATCCGCGTCAGCAGTTGAATCCGGGGAAGATCGCCACGGTGGCGGGGACGGCCCTGCTGCGTATCGACGAGGTGCCCACCCGCGGACAGCATGACCGGGTGATACCCATCACCGTGCGGCGGGAGTTCGAGGACTCGCTGCATTGCAACGGCAACGGCGCCTGTTTCAACTTCGATCAGGACGACGCCATGTGTCCTTCCTGGAAAGCGACGCGCGACCGCCGCTATTCGCCCAAGGGACGGGCGGGCTTGCTGCGGGAATGGCTGAGGCTGGTGACGGTGTCGGGCGAAGCGGCGGTGCTGGATGCGCCTGGGCGGGGCGATGCATCCGGCCTGCTTTCCTCGTTGAAGACCTTGCCGCAAAGATGGCGCAATCAGCGTGGCAAGGCACGTGGGGAATATGACTTCTCCCATGAAGTGAAGGATGCGATGGATACCTGTCTTGCATGCAAGTCTTGCGCCGGGCAGTGTCCGATCAAGGTGGACGTGCCCGCGTTCCGCTCGCGCTTCCTGGAGCTGTACTACTCGCGCTACCTGCGGCCGGCCAAGGACTGGCTGCTGTGCAGCCTGGAGCCCATGCTGCCCTGGATGGCGAAGGCGCCGCGGCTGAGCAATGGCGTGCTGAATGCGGGGGTCGTGCAGAAGGCGTTGCGACGGCTGAACCTGTTGGCCATTCCGTCCTTGAGCACGATCAGCGTGGTCAAGGAATTGGGTGCGGCGGGTTATGCGCTGGCATCGGCGGCCAGCGTGAAGGCCGCGTTGCAACGGGGCGAAAAAGCTGTCGTCGTCGTGCAGGACGCGTTCACCACGCACTTCGAGGCGAGTCTGGTGGTGGACACCTTTAACTTGCTGCGCAAGCTGGGTTATCAGCCCATGCTGGCGCCCTATCACCCTAACGGCAAGCCGCTGCATGTACATGGCTTCCTGGGCCGTTTCGGCCGGGTCGCGCGCAGCAATACGGCGCGGCTGCGCGCGCTGGCGGCGACCGGGGTTGAACTGGTCGGTATCGATCCGGCGATGACGCTGGTGTATCGGAGTGAGTATCAGGACGTGCCGGAGGCCAAGGACGGGCCGCGGGTCTGGCTGCTGCAGGAATGGCTGGCGCGCGAGTTCGAAGCCACGCCGCCGCGCGTTTCTGCCGCGTCGATTGCAACGGCCACGGCTGAGGCCGCCGCTGACGGCCAAGTACCGCCCGCGCCTTACCTGCTGCTGCCCCATTGCACCGAGAAAACCAATGTCCCGAATGCCATGGCGCAATGGCGCAAGGTGTTCGAGTCCTTGGGCTTGACGATGAAAGTGCTGCCCAGTGGCTGCTGCGGCATGTCCGGCACCTTCGGTCATGAAGCAAGCAATCGGGCCACGTCCGAAACCATTTATCAGCAGAGTTGGGCCGGTAGCGTCGAGGAACACCGTGCTGGCGGCAGGCTGATGGCGACGGGCTATTCATGCCGCAGTCAGGTCAAGCTGATGGCGCAGACCGCCCTGCCGCATCCGGTGTCGGTACTGCTGCGAAGCTTGTAG
- a CDS encoding alpha/beta fold hydrolase yields the protein MPFVTTKDKVEIFYKDWGPKDAQPIVFHHGWPLSSDDWDAQMLFFVQKGYRVVAHDRRGHGRSTQVSDGHDMDHYAADAFAVVEALDLKNAVHIGHSTGGGEVARYVAKHGQPAGRVAKAVLVSAVPPLMLKTENNPEGLPLEVFDGFRKGLADNRAQFFLDVPSGPFYGFNREGATVHQGVIQNWWRQGMIGSAKAHYDGIKAFSETDQTEDLKAITVPTLVLHGEDDQIVPIADAALKSIKLLKNGTLKTYPGYSHGMLTVNADVLNADLLAFIKA from the coding sequence ATGCCGTTCGTGACGACGAAAGATAAGGTTGAGATTTTCTACAAGGACTGGGGTCCCAAGGACGCGCAGCCCATAGTCTTCCATCATGGCTGGCCGCTTTCCTCCGACGACTGGGATGCCCAGATGCTGTTCTTCGTGCAGAAGGGCTATCGGGTGGTGGCGCATGACCGGCGCGGTCACGGGCGGTCGACGCAGGTGTCGGACGGCCACGACATGGACCACTACGCGGCGGACGCCTTCGCGGTGGTCGAGGCGCTGGATCTGAAGAACGCCGTTCACATCGGCCACTCGACCGGTGGCGGCGAGGTGGCGCGCTACGTCGCCAAGCATGGCCAGCCGGCCGGCCGCGTCGCCAAGGCAGTGCTGGTCAGCGCGGTGCCGCCGCTGATGTTGAAGACCGAGAACAACCCGGAAGGCTTGCCCCTGGAAGTGTTCGATGGCTTCCGCAAGGGCCTGGCCGACAATCGCGCGCAGTTCTTCCTGGACGTTCCCAGCGGTCCCTTCTACGGCTTCAACCGTGAGGGCGCGACCGTGCATCAAGGGGTGATCCAGAACTGGTGGCGCCAGGGCATGATAGGCAGCGCCAAGGCGCACTATGACGGCATCAAGGCGTTCTCGGAGACGGACCAGACGGAAGACCTGAAGGCCATCACCGTACCGACCCTGGTCCTGCATGGTGAAGACGACCAGATCGTACCGATCGCCGACGCGGCCCTGAAGTCCATCAAGCTTCTGAAGAATGGGACCTTGAAGACATATCCTGGGTACTCGCACGGGATGTTGACCGTGAATGCTGATGTGCTCAACGCGGACTTGCTGGCCTTCATCAAGGCGTAA
- a CDS encoding MFS transporter: MQNHIEAAPEAERAVIKKIAWRFLPVLILGYLLNYLDRTNIGFAALTMNKDIGLSESHFGFGAGIFFLAYCLFEIPSNMLLFRYGARLWLARIMITWGICSAVMALVVGPYSYYGARLLLGLSEAGFFPGVTFFLSSWFPARYRTSILAWFLLAIPLSSLIGSPLSGSLLYMDGVWGLSGWKWMFLLEGTPTALVGIWALFVLADSPDKAKWLTLPERGLIKNMLASEQREKPRKDFAAALRDPRVHLLALIQFGFTVGSYGVGIWLPLILKQFLSTPLEIGLVSAIPYAFASIGMLLWARHSDRSGNSLGNLAWSCAVGAVGLGFAVFAHGSVSSMVSLTVALVGVTAARAIFWAIPGRIMTGIGAAAGFAYINCIAALGGFAGPYVIGWAKEKTGSFSAGLAVMGLILVITVVLVLPLHHFRKRAQAAVPATS; the protein is encoded by the coding sequence ATGCAAAACCATATCGAAGCCGCCCCCGAAGCGGAACGCGCCGTCATCAAGAAAATCGCCTGGCGTTTTCTGCCTGTCCTGATCCTTGGCTATCTGCTGAATTATCTGGACCGCACCAATATCGGTTTCGCGGCCCTGACGATGAACAAGGACATCGGCCTGAGCGAAAGTCATTTCGGCTTCGGCGCCGGCATCTTCTTCCTGGCCTATTGCCTGTTCGAAATCCCCAGCAACATGCTGCTGTTCCGCTACGGCGCCCGCCTGTGGCTGGCGCGGATCATGATCACCTGGGGCATCTGCTCCGCGGTCATGGCGCTGGTCGTGGGCCCCTACAGCTACTACGGCGCGCGCCTGCTGCTGGGCTTGTCCGAAGCCGGCTTCTTTCCCGGCGTCACCTTCTTCCTGTCCAGCTGGTTTCCCGCGCGTTATCGCACCAGCATCCTGGCCTGGTTCCTGCTGGCCATCCCGCTGTCCTCGCTGATCGGCAGCCCGCTGTCGGGTTCGCTGCTGTACATGGACGGCGTGTGGGGCCTGAGCGGCTGGAAATGGATGTTCCTGCTGGAAGGCACGCCGACGGCCCTGGTCGGCATCTGGGCCTTGTTCGTTCTGGCGGACAGCCCCGACAAGGCCAAATGGCTGACCCTTCCTGAACGCGGCCTGATCAAGAACATGCTGGCCAGCGAACAGCGCGAAAAGCCCCGCAAGGACTTCGCCGCCGCCCTGCGCGATCCGCGTGTGCACCTGCTGGCCCTGATCCAGTTCGGCTTCACCGTCGGGTCCTACGGCGTCGGCATCTGGCTGCCCTTGATACTCAAGCAATTCCTGTCGACGCCGCTGGAAATCGGCCTGGTGTCGGCCATCCCCTATGCCTTCGCCAGCATCGGCATGCTGCTCTGGGCGCGGCACTCCGACCGTAGCGGCAATTCGCTGGGCAATCTGGCGTGGAGTTGCGCGGTCGGCGCGGTGGGCCTGGGCTTCGCGGTGTTCGCCCACGGCAGCGTCAGCTCGATGGTCAGCCTGACCGTGGCCCTGGTCGGTGTCACCGCGGCGCGCGCCATCTTCTGGGCCATCCCCGGCCGTATCATGACGGGCATAGGCGCGGCGGCGGGTTTCGCCTACATTAACTGCATCGCGGCGCTGGGCGGTTTCGCCGGCCCCTATGTGATCGGTTGGGCCAAGGAAAAGACGGGCAGTTTTTCCGCGGGCCTGGCGGTCATGGGCCTGATCCTGGTGATCACCGTCGTACTCGTGCTGCCGCTGCATCATTTCCGCAAACGGGCGCAGGCCGCCGTGCCTGCAACGTCGTAA
- a CDS encoding DUF924 family protein yields the protein MNPAVPSTSLDAADDVVAFWRRGRNDWFRKNPDFDRRFHDGYIDLHMAAARLDLDDWDHSPTGALALLILLDQFPRNAFRGTAHMYATDPLARHYARSAIAQGHPDHVEPRLRIFFYLPFEHSEDLADQDLSVALHATLAGEDQSYAERHRDIIRRFGRFPHRNAMLMRQTTAEEQAYLDNGGFAG from the coding sequence ATGAATCCGGCCGTGCCTTCCACATCCCTTGATGCCGCCGATGACGTCGTGGCTTTCTGGCGTCGTGGTCGCAATGACTGGTTCCGCAAGAATCCAGACTTCGATCGCCGTTTCCACGATGGCTATATCGACCTGCACATGGCTGCTGCACGGCTCGATCTCGATGACTGGGATCACTCGCCGACGGGTGCGCTGGCGCTGCTGATCCTGCTGGATCAATTCCCGCGCAACGCGTTTCGCGGTACGGCGCATATGTATGCCACCGATCCGCTGGCTCGGCACTACGCCCGCTCGGCCATCGCACAGGGACATCCGGATCACGTAGAGCCGCGTCTGCGCATTTTTTTCTACCTGCCTTTTGAGCATTCCGAAGATCTTGCGGATCAGGATCTGTCGGTCGCGCTACACGCCACTCTGGCAGGCGAGGACCAGTCCTATGCCGAACGCCACCGCGACATCATCCGCCGCTTCGGCCGCTTTCCACACCGGAATGCGATGCTGATGCGGCAGACGACGGCGGAAGAGCAAGCGTATCTCGACAATGGTGGCTTCGCGGGATAA
- a CDS encoding amidohydrolase produces MQRNTPAPAAHPQSRTGDVQRVDCHAHIMVRDAKLVEGRHSEPKHDITAEDFLALLDKHGISHGVLTQPSFYGTDNSLLLDALQRYPDRLRGTAIVAPEIGDDDLDALYRSGMRGLRLNWLRRDTLPDPAGVEYQRLFARAREHRFHIELYVEGHKMADILPAIRRGGAAVVVDHFGSPEPDTGINGAGFREVLKGVGAGDTWVKLSAPYRLGGRAPQPYAQELLNAGGPEQLLWGSDWPWVSHEDTQRYEQCLEDFELWVPDPKQRAVIWCDTPRRLFGF; encoded by the coding sequence ATGCAACGCAATACCCCGGCCCCCGCCGCGCACCCCCAGTCGCGCACGGGCGACGTTCAGCGCGTCGATTGCCACGCCCACATCATGGTTCGGGACGCCAAGCTGGTCGAAGGACGGCATTCGGAACCCAAGCACGACATCACCGCGGAAGATTTCCTGGCTCTGCTGGACAAGCACGGCATTTCCCATGGCGTGCTGACCCAGCCCAGCTTCTACGGCACCGATAACTCGCTGCTGCTCGACGCCCTGCAACGCTATCCCGACCGGCTGCGCGGGACCGCCATCGTGGCGCCGGAAATCGGCGACGATGACCTTGACGCGCTCTATCGCAGCGGCATGCGCGGCCTGCGCCTGAACTGGCTGCGGCGCGACACCTTGCCCGATCCCGCCGGCGTGGAGTACCAGCGCCTGTTCGCCCGCGCCCGCGAACACCGCTTCCATATCGAGCTGTACGTCGAAGGCCACAAGATGGCCGACATCCTGCCCGCCATACGGCGCGGCGGCGCGGCGGTGGTGGTGGACCACTTCGGTTCCCCCGAGCCGGACACAGGCATCAACGGCGCGGGCTTCCGCGAAGTGCTCAAGGGCGTAGGCGCCGGCGACACCTGGGTCAAGCTGTCCGCCCCTTACCGCCTGGGTGGCCGGGCGCCTCAGCCCTACGCCCAGGAACTGCTGAACGCGGGCGGCCCTGAACAATTGCTGTGGGGCAGCGACTGGCCCTGGGTATCGCACGAGGACACGCAACGCTACGAGCAATGCCTTGAGGATTTTGAACTCTGGGTCCCGGATCCCAAACAGCGCGCTGTCATCTGGTGCGACACGCCGCGGCGACTGTTCGGATTCTAA
- a CDS encoding oxaloacetate decarboxylase, with the protein MSDSAKRRADFRALIERRQGLLMPGAFNALSARVAADAGFESLYLSGAGVTNMYLGLPDLSFIGLTDMADHTARVRDAVDLPLLIDADTGYGNAVNVGFAVRTFERAGADAIQLEDQVNPKKCGHFSGKAVIETAEMLGKIRAAVDARHDPNTLIVARTDACAIHGFEAAVERAHAFAEAGADVLFVEAVTTLDEVEKLPKLLPRPLLMNIVIGGKTPALSRDRLGELGYGIVLYANAGLQGAVLGMQKAFAALSKSGMLEEDPNLVVPFNERQRLVDKPHYDKLEKQYAAP; encoded by the coding sequence ATGTCCGATTCCGCCAAACGCCGCGCCGATTTTCGCGCACTGATCGAACGCCGCCAGGGCCTGCTGATGCCCGGCGCCTTCAATGCGCTGAGCGCCCGCGTGGCCGCCGACGCCGGTTTCGAGTCGCTGTACCTGAGCGGCGCCGGCGTCACCAATATGTACCTGGGCCTGCCCGACCTCAGCTTCATCGGCCTGACCGACATGGCCGACCATACCGCCCGCGTCCGTGACGCCGTCGACCTGCCGCTGCTGATCGACGCCGACACCGGCTACGGTAACGCCGTCAACGTGGGCTTCGCGGTGCGTACGTTCGAACGCGCGGGCGCCGACGCCATCCAGCTGGAAGACCAGGTCAACCCGAAGAAGTGCGGCCACTTCAGCGGCAAGGCGGTCATCGAGACCGCGGAAATGCTCGGCAAGATCCGCGCGGCCGTGGACGCCCGCCATGATCCCAACACGCTGATCGTGGCCCGTACCGACGCCTGCGCCATCCATGGTTTCGAAGCGGCCGTCGAGCGCGCGCACGCCTTCGCCGAAGCCGGCGCCGACGTGCTGTTCGTCGAAGCCGTGACGACGCTGGACGAAGTCGAGAAGCTGCCCAAGCTTCTGCCGCGCCCGCTGCTGATGAACATCGTCATCGGCGGCAAGACCCCCGCCCTGTCGCGCGATCGCCTGGGTGAACTGGGTTACGGCATCGTGCTGTATGCCAACGCCGGCCTGCAAGGCGCGGTGCTGGGCATGCAGAAGGCGTTCGCCGCCCTGTCGAAGTCGGGCATGCTGGAAGAAGACCCCAACCTGGTGGTGCCCTTCAATGAACGCCAGCGTCTGGTCGACAAGCCGCACTACGACAAGCTGGAAAAGCAGTACGCCGCGCCGTAA
- a CDS encoding class I SAM-dependent methyltransferase: protein MKRLTVLLAATASAFLLSSCAQAPRADTTAAVTAAVASPDRPGADTQRDGARKPADLVLFSGIKPGDQVVDLMPGAGYFTRIFSKTVGPSGHVYAFVPEEFLKIAPKSLATAQGIPGDAYANVTVVSHSLADLSLSAPVDVVWTSDNYHDVYGFVGADAAAKLDAAVFRALKPGGVFIVVDHVAIAGTSDTSAHTLHRIDPETVKQQVLAAGFTLEAESSVLRNPQDPHDAPVSGPAARGSAGQFATMIRRTGGHTDQFVLKFRKPG, encoded by the coding sequence GTGAAACGTTTGACCGTACTGCTTGCCGCAACCGCGTCCGCTTTCCTGCTGTCGTCCTGCGCCCAGGCGCCACGCGCCGACACGACGGCCGCCGTCACCGCCGCCGTCGCGTCACCCGACCGTCCAGGTGCGGATACGCAGCGCGATGGCGCGCGCAAGCCTGCCGACCTGGTGCTTTTCAGCGGCATCAAGCCGGGCGACCAGGTGGTCGACCTGATGCCGGGCGCGGGTTACTTCACGCGTATCTTCAGCAAGACCGTCGGCCCCAGCGGACATGTTTATGCTTTCGTGCCCGAGGAATTTTTGAAGATCGCGCCCAAGTCCCTGGCGACGGCGCAGGGCATCCCTGGCGATGCCTACGCCAACGTCACGGTGGTCAGCCACTCCTTGGCTGACCTTTCCCTTTCCGCGCCCGTGGATGTGGTCTGGACTTCGGACAATTACCATGACGTCTACGGCTTTGTCGGCGCCGATGCCGCCGCGAAACTCGATGCCGCGGTATTCCGTGCCCTGAAGCCCGGTGGCGTGTTCATTGTCGTGGACCATGTGGCCATTGCAGGCACCAGCGATACCAGCGCGCACACTCTGCACCGTATCGATCCCGAAACGGTCAAACAGCAGGTGCTGGCCGCGGGCTTCACGCTGGAAGCGGAAAGCAGCGTCCTGCGCAACCCGCAGGACCCGCATGACGCCCCCGTATCCGGCCCCGCCGCGCGCGGCAGCGCGGGTCAGTTCGCCACCATGATCCGCAGAACCGGCGGCCACACCGACCAGTTCGTCCTCAAGTTCCGCAAGCCGGGTTGA
- a CDS encoding LysR substrate-binding domain-containing protein, whose amino-acid sequence MNPRTLTPSMSLLLAFESSARHLSYTRAAAELSLTQSAVSRQVQALEDLLQIQLFERKGRSIVLTDAGRIYMREVGVAIGRIRNATLQVTAMQSGGGSINLALLPTFGAKWLMPRLHDFYSANPNVLVHLHSRIGDFDLDAAGMDAVIRAEEGPIAGLVSHRLLEEQLVLVASPALLAKHPIAGPDDLRDVLLLRVASRANVWSEWFDAQGRTPRQLVFGPTFEVTSHLIQAVATGIGVGLVPDFLVEEELASGKLVAPVDFRYPSGKHYQFAYPAHKAAYAPLAAFRDWLLAAPASAP is encoded by the coding sequence ATGAATCCGCGCACCTTGACGCCGTCCATGTCGCTGTTGCTGGCCTTCGAGTCCTCGGCCCGGCACCTTAGCTACACCCGGGCGGCGGCCGAACTGTCGCTGACCCAAAGCGCGGTCAGCCGGCAGGTCCAGGCCCTGGAAGACCTGCTGCAGATCCAGTTGTTCGAGCGCAAGGGGCGTTCCATCGTGCTGACCGACGCCGGCCGGATCTATATGCGCGAGGTCGGCGTGGCCATCGGCCGCATCCGCAATGCGACCCTGCAGGTGACGGCCATGCAGTCCGGCGGCGGCAGCATCAACCTGGCGCTGTTGCCCACCTTCGGCGCCAAGTGGCTGATGCCGCGCCTGCATGATTTCTATTCCGCCAATCCCAATGTACTGGTGCATCTGCATTCGCGCATCGGCGATTTCGACCTGGACGCGGCGGGCATGGATGCGGTGATCCGGGCGGAGGAAGGCCCCATCGCCGGACTGGTCTCGCATCGCTTGCTGGAAGAACAGCTGGTCCTGGTGGCCAGCCCGGCCTTGCTGGCGAAGCATCCCATCGCCGGCCCGGACGATTTGCGCGATGTCCTGCTGCTGCGGGTCGCCAGCCGCGCCAACGTCTGGTCGGAATGGTTCGACGCGCAAGGCAGGACGCCGCGCCAGCTGGTGTTCGGGCCGACCTTCGAGGTGACGTCCCATTTGATCCAGGCGGTGGCCACGGGCATAGGCGTGGGGCTGGTGCCGGACTTTCTCGTGGAAGAAGAACTGGCGTCCGGCAAACTGGTCGCGCCGGTCGACTTCCGCTATCCCAGCGGCAAGCATTACCAGTTCGCCTATCCGGCGCACAAGGCGGCGTATGCGCCGCTGGCGGCCTTCAGGGACTGGTTGCTGGCGGCGCCTGCATCAGCGCCCTGA
- a CDS encoding NAD(P)/FAD-dependent oxidoreductase yields the protein MSTAIAIIGAGLGGLTLARVLHVHGIAATVYEAEASATARTQGGMLDIHDYNGQLALKDAGLFDAFEKLIHVGGQASRVLDQRGDVLFDESDDGTGGRPEVRRGDLRRMLIDALPQGAIRWGHKLAAASPLGDGRHTLTFEDGTTATADLLVGADGAWSKVRPLLSAARPEYIGRVFIETYLFNCDVHHRPSAEAVGSGSLFALAPEKGIFAHREPDGVLHTYVSLSKSRDWISSIDPARPKQMLERVADEFAGWAPALTALITDGETDPVFRPIHALPDGHRWKRVAGVTLVGDAAHLMAPSGEGANLAMYDGAELAKAIAASPADLETALAAYEKALFPRSASAAAESADLLEVCFGAEAPHSLVDMFASHEDDE from the coding sequence ATGAGCACTGCAATCGCGATCATCGGCGCCGGCCTTGGCGGCTTGACACTGGCTCGGGTGCTGCACGTCCACGGCATCGCGGCGACCGTCTATGAAGCCGAGGCTTCGGCCACCGCCCGCACGCAAGGGGGCATGCTCGATATCCATGATTACAACGGCCAGCTTGCGCTGAAGGACGCCGGGCTGTTCGATGCTTTCGAGAAACTGATACATGTCGGCGGGCAGGCGTCGCGGGTGCTCGATCAACGGGGCGATGTCCTGTTCGACGAGTCGGACGATGGTACCGGTGGCCGACCGGAAGTGCGCCGTGGCGATCTGCGGCGGATGCTGATCGATGCGCTGCCCCAGGGCGCCATCCGTTGGGGGCACAAACTGGCGGCCGCCAGTCCGCTGGGCGATGGCCGCCACACCTTGACCTTCGAAGATGGGACGACCGCGACCGCGGATCTGCTGGTGGGTGCCGACGGGGCGTGGTCCAAGGTTCGTCCATTGCTGTCGGCGGCCAGGCCGGAATACATCGGCAGGGTGTTCATCGAGACCTATCTGTTCAATTGCGATGTCCACCACAGGCCTAGCGCGGAGGCCGTGGGCAGTGGCTCCCTGTTCGCGCTGGCGCCGGAGAAAGGCATCTTCGCGCACCGTGAACCGGACGGTGTGCTGCACACCTACGTGTCGCTTTCCAAATCACGCGATTGGATTTCCAGTATCGACCCCGCGCGGCCCAAGCAAATGTTGGAGCGTGTGGCGGACGAGTTCGCCGGATGGGCGCCGGCCTTGACCGCCTTGATCACCGATGGCGAGACGGACCCGGTGTTTCGTCCTATCCATGCGCTGCCTGACGGTCATCGCTGGAAGCGCGTGGCTGGCGTGACCCTGGTGGGCGATGCGGCGCACCTGATGGCGCCTTCTGGCGAAGGCGCCAACCTGGCGATGTACGACGGCGCCGAGCTGGCGAAAGCCATCGCCGCCAGTCCCGCTGATCTGGAAACGGCACTGGCCGCCTATGAAAAAGCGCTTTTCCCCCGCAGCGCGTCCGCCGCCGCCGAGTCAGCCGACCTGCTGGAGGTCTGCTTCGGCGCCGAAGCCCCACATAGCCTGGTCGACATGTTTGCCAGTCACGAGGACGACGAATAG
- a CDS encoding DUF1801 domain-containing protein has protein sequence MNNMNETTDPSQLIDEKIAGLNDWRGNTLADVRALIKQAVPDVVEEVKWRGVPVWSRDGMICTGETYKQAVKLTFAKGASLEDPAGLFNASLDGNTRRAIDIHEGEAIDAPAFKALILAAVALNQSKKK, from the coding sequence ATGAACAACATGAACGAGACAACCGACCCGTCCCAACTTATCGACGAAAAGATTGCAGGACTGAACGACTGGCGTGGCAATACCTTGGCGGATGTCCGCGCGCTAATCAAGCAGGCGGTGCCGGACGTGGTGGAGGAAGTGAAGTGGCGCGGGGTGCCGGTATGGTCACGCGATGGCATGATCTGTACGGGCGAGACCTATAAGCAGGCCGTCAAGCTTACTTTCGCCAAAGGCGCATCGCTGGAAGATCCCGCGGGGCTGTTCAATGCCAGCCTGGATGGCAATACCCGGCGTGCTATCGACATACACGAGGGTGAAGCCATAGATGCGCCAGCATTCAAGGCTCTCATTCTCGCCGCCGTGGCCTTGAACCAATCGAAGAAGAAATGA